One segment of Pseudobythopirellula maris DNA contains the following:
- the ftsY gene encoding signal recognition particle-docking protein FtsY — MGFFDRLKQGLKKTGSLLKTDVRDLFKSEGRLIDEAFLEEIRAILFKTDMGYDAVEALVGEIAVKMRGRVVHIEELVDVLKVKLKELMAQPESPIEFAPSGPTAVMVCGVNGAGKTTSIAKLANLFKSQGKSVLLGAGDTFRAAAVEQLTIWSDRLGAPIVTGSPKAHPASVAYRAVEQALDQEIDVCVVDTAGRLQTQTDLMAELTKIRASMAKQIEGAPHEVLLVLDATTGQNGVSQASKFAEAAGCTGIVLAKLDGTAKGGVVVAIRQQFGLPVKYVGLGEGIDDLEPFVPDAFVDALFADVLSDPVTATN, encoded by the coding sequence ATGGGATTCTTCGACCGTCTCAAGCAGGGCCTCAAGAAGACCGGCTCGCTGCTGAAGACCGACGTCCGCGACCTCTTCAAGAGCGAGGGGCGGCTGATCGACGAGGCGTTTCTTGAGGAGATCCGCGCGATCCTCTTCAAGACCGACATGGGCTACGACGCCGTCGAGGCGCTCGTCGGCGAGATCGCCGTGAAGATGCGCGGCCGCGTGGTGCACATCGAAGAGCTGGTCGACGTGCTGAAGGTCAAGCTCAAGGAGCTGATGGCCCAGCCCGAATCGCCCATCGAGTTCGCCCCCAGCGGGCCGACTGCGGTGATGGTGTGCGGCGTGAACGGCGCCGGCAAAACGACCTCGATCGCCAAGCTGGCCAACCTCTTCAAGTCGCAGGGCAAGAGCGTGCTGCTGGGCGCCGGCGACACGTTCCGCGCCGCGGCCGTCGAGCAACTCACCATCTGGTCCGATCGCCTCGGCGCGCCGATCGTCACCGGCAGCCCCAAGGCCCACCCCGCCAGCGTGGCCTACCGGGCTGTCGAGCAGGCGCTCGACCAAGAAATCGACGTCTGCGTGGTCGACACCGCCGGCCGGTTGCAAACGCAGACCGACCTGATGGCAGAGCTCACCAAGATCCGCGCCTCGATGGCCAAGCAGATCGAAGGCGCCCCGCACGAGGTGCTGCTGGTGCTCGACGCCACGACCGGCCAAAACGGCGTGTCGCAGGCGAGCAAGTTCGCCGAGGCGGCCGGCTGCACCGGCATCGTGCTGGCCAAGCTCGACGGCACCGCTAAGGGGGGCGTGGTGGTGGCTATCCGCCAGCAGTTCGGCCTCCCGGTCAAATACGTCGGGCTGGGCGAGGGGATCGACGATCTCGAGCCTTTCGTGCCCGACGCCTTCGTCGACGCTCTGTTCGCCGACGTTCTCAGCGACCCGGTGACGGCGACCAACTGA
- the ribH gene encoding 6,7-dimethyl-8-ribityllumazine synthase translates to MPNLIEPGEGAASARYAIVVSEWNKGVTAKLLDGAIETLTAAGVADESIDVVWVPGAWEIPVVAQKLADTCRYGAILTLGAVIKGETAHDHWINHGVTDSLMRIATEHCLPVMFGVLMCDSLEQALNRAGGSVGNKGSECAEAALKMVATLKALPTK, encoded by the coding sequence GTGCCGAACCTGATTGAACCGGGCGAGGGCGCCGCCAGCGCCCGCTACGCCATCGTCGTCTCCGAGTGGAACAAGGGCGTCACCGCCAAACTGCTCGACGGCGCCATCGAAACCTTGACCGCGGCCGGTGTGGCCGATGAGTCGATCGACGTCGTTTGGGTCCCCGGCGCTTGGGAGATCCCGGTCGTCGCCCAGAAGCTGGCCGACACCTGCCGCTACGGGGCCATCCTCACGCTCGGCGCCGTGATCAAGGGCGAAACGGCCCACGACCACTGGATCAACCACGGCGTCACCGATTCGCTCATGCGGATCGCCACCGAGCACTGCCTGCCGGTGATGTTCGGCGTGCTGATGTGCGACTCGCTCGAGCAGGCCCTCAACCGGGCCGGCGGCTCGGTCGGCAACAAGGGGTCGGAGTGCGCCGAGGCGGCGCTCAAGATGGTCGCCACGCTCAAGGCCTTGCCCACGAAGTAG
- the nusB gene encoding transcription antitermination factor NusB, producing the protein MSQRTRAREVALQILFEDEVNSRQTAEELTRFLHGRLNNAAMEDFSLGLILGVRRNQEAIDQRIEEIAANWSLRRMAGTDRNVLRLAAYEILFTETPYRVAINEAVELAKRFGSAQSSSFVNGILDKLPDDKAATSDA; encoded by the coding sequence GTGTCGCAAAGAACCCGCGCCCGCGAAGTCGCCCTGCAGATCCTCTTCGAGGACGAGGTCAACTCGCGACAGACCGCCGAGGAGTTGACCCGGTTCCTGCACGGCCGGCTCAACAACGCGGCGATGGAAGACTTCTCGCTGGGGCTGATCCTCGGCGTGCGTCGCAACCAAGAGGCGATCGATCAGCGCATCGAGGAGATCGCCGCCAACTGGAGCCTCCGCCGCATGGCCGGCACCGACCGCAACGTGCTCCGCCTTGCGGCCTACGAGATCTTGTTCACCGAAACCCCCTATCGGGTGGCGATCAACGAGGCGGTCGAGCTCGCCAAGCGGTTCGGGTCGGCCCAATCGTCGTCGTTCGTCAACGGGATTCTTGATAAGCTGCCGGACGACAAGGCGGCGACCAGCGACGCCTGA